TTGATGTGATTAACATGTATTTGGAATACCAGATACACAAGAGAGTGGCGAGAGAGAGGAAAGGGAAGCGAGCAAGATTTGTCTATGTATTCCAGATATATGCAAATCCACTTGGATACAGTGTATCTAAAATagattacacctaattttgacctcatgtatctcgagatacatgtatctggattcacaaaaatctaataaaatttataatatcgcgaactaaaatatatttaagaaaTTAACTATTAAACTAGTAGGATTTCTATAAGTTTCTCTTAAAAAATTAGCTTACTTTTAAGTGACATTTGAAACGGTGGCCTAAACTTTAACTCATGACTTATAAATTGAGCAACGCCAACTATTTTCTCCCCAAGTTGTGGCCTATGGGCTGTCTTTAATTGACCACATGAGCCCGCTAAGTCTTTAGTTGGACGCATGCCAATGCTTTCTACCAAAAATAAGAATGAATGTCTTTTTAAGTTAAAGCCTTATCAAAGGGGAAAAGGGCTTGCTAAAAATTGTGAAGAATATTGTTTGGACAACTTGTTTGTGGTTGAAGTTCCTCTAAAATATTTGCAAATTGCAATAAGTTCCTAAGAGTTTGTTGGATGATCAAAGGCATCCTCATTTACAAGACATTTGATTTGTGtgattattgtttttgtttttgtgatgTCCGATCAAAATAACATCTATTTAATCTTTCATCAAATAAAATGTAtgtttttagtttattttttaaaaaaattataagtattgtgtatatataatactTTTAGAACTATATATTGTCAAATATAGAGTAATAATACAAACTTAACATAATATATGAGTAATTATGTGGTCGAGCGACTAATAATTATGGTAAATTTGTGAATGTGAACAGGACATGGATCAAAACTGCACATTTCAGATTACATGTACTCAGTCAAATATCCCAAGGATcagttttaaaatatatcaataaCTAATGGATCAAAAATGCTATAAAACCTTTTTAGAAACTTAATTTTGCAAATTTACCTTTTATCGAGTGAGTACTAATTCCTCTCCCATTTTAACTTTTTTCACTCCTGttaagaaaaacaataaatacaaaatatattttactaaattattcTTATTTGATAAAGTAAACTACTATATTTCTTAAATATTATGCATACTTTTTTAACAATTGTTCTTTCGATATATTGGTTTCTAACTTCCCATCAATAATGGGTAAATCTATAGAACATATATGCACATATACTTCACAAGTAATGCgtttattaaatttaaagtgTATCCCACCTTAGAAACATTCTGATAATAAAGGTATAGCTGAAAATAATTGTTAATTTTAGTCTTTAAATTATGAAATGATatatattttagaataatttttaaaaagttaaaataacatataaaatgAGACGGAAGATATTAGTAAGAAATGAGTTAAAGTGTTATTGTGGAAGGCACAAAATGCAAATGTGTGCATATGTAATGATGAGAGTACATAGATTCTCCACGACCATATTGTAAACAAAATTGTGGCAGAAAAAGACCCTTTGGAAATCTATGAACAAATCTCAATCACAAGTCCCCTCTTCTCATCTTATCCGTTTTCTTTCAAGATCTCTTACTATCATTTTCCACCAATCATTTTATTTCACTATCTTTTTTCTATATATGCTAAGATATTATTACGACAATTTTGTCCTTTAACTTctattctattaaaaaaaataattataggagAAGAAACAAACTGATCAGGAAATGACACGTTATACCACTtacaatttgaataaataaaaataattttataaatatctCTTGCATTTTATTTACAAATCTCTTATGTTTTGTTATATATTGATTTTctatacatataaaaaaataatctataactaaaataatatttataagaaaTTAGAAAAACAAATTTCTAAAGAAAACGGCAATTAATGTGTGAGGATGAGAGGCATCTCCACTCAAGCATTTCATTGGCTAAAATCAAGATAATTATTCTCATACTAAGATAATAACATCTCTAGATAATAATTCTCACACTTTTATTTTACTAGGTATTTGCGAACAAACTAATAAGACTAatcaaattattataattttttttgattttatgtttGATATCCGTATTACAGATTCAAACTTAATAtcttaagaataaaataattctatCATTACATCACAATTCATTTGCGCCTGCATTGATCGCTATTCATTCACATCTTTTCTACCTTCTCCTTTCTCACCACACAAATTCATGCCATCCAcccaaaaaaaagtttaaaaattaaaacataattgagaaaaaggaaaaaaataatcctGACGTCACAACAAAGTTTCCAAATGCATGAAAAAATATGTATAGTTTATTCCTATTCGTCCAAACCGAGTTACCCAATACCTCTATTAGACTAGTAAAAATAACAAATACCTAATAAAATTAAGCGAGATGCATAAACTTATCGGAACAACACTattattagaaaagaaaaaaaaaaacacaatagTTTGATAGTGGATAGGAGTTAGTGAGTGTGGATAAAACGTGGAATGGAGAGCCAATCAGAATTCAGAGAAATCCCCATTATCAACACTTGCCTTACCAAACACAAAAATTACAAATAATTTCCAAGAAATAGAgatgaaaaataatacaaacaGAATAAACACAAACTTTTCCCCTTTCAACGCCACACGCCTTCCACCATTTTTGACCACAGAGCTCCTAAAATCCCCAATTCATATCTCCTTCAAACATTACAAATTTAGGGTTAGGGTTTTTGGGAGCTCGAATTTGTTGTTGTCGTCAGCAAATGGCTATTCCAACCGCATTTTCCGGTGCCAAGCTAGAGTCTTTGTCATCATCGGCGGCAGTGACTTCTCCGGCGTCAATTGGGTTGTTCTGCAAACCGGGACGCGTCAGAAGGTTGTCAAATCAAAAGGGTTTGTTCAATTCGGGGATCAGGTGTGAAGTTGCAGCATCTGATGTTTTGGATCAAAGTCAGAGTTCTGGAAATGTGACTTCGTCTTCAAGCCTTTCTGCTCTTGAACAACTCAAGGCCTCAGCTGCTGACAGTATGTGTTTCATTTGTCTAaagtttgtttttcttttattcactttgatatatgattattttgagaatttggaTTTCCTTTTGCAGTtaattgtgttttgttttgtttctttGTTTTACAATTTAATTGTTGGTTGATTGAtttctatgtttcatattaacTCTGATGATATGATTCTTTAGCAGCTTAATGATTCTGTTTGATCAATAAGCTGAAGATGTTCTAGCAGCTGCATTCTTTATTAGCTCCATATTAGTCTATCTTATTTTCTGTTATTTTGTTCTTTTGTTCTCGAGTAATTTCTCCAATTTGATCAGGGCTTATTCCTTATGCAATTATTTGGAAGATGCTTAGGCAGAATTTACTTTGTCTTATAGTTGAAGTGCATATGATGGAATTGTGGTCTTTGTAGTTAATTCTTTGACAAGTGAGGATATTGTTATcttgctagtttttcatataGGTTTAGTCTGGAAGTCGTTTGTTCTTATGATGCTTCCATGTTCATAATAGAATGAGACATAATCACTAATTAAATACTGCAACAAGAAGTTGGCCCTCATGTTTCTTTCATACAATGGTTATCGGGTAACTCTGCCTAACAAGGCTAGACGAGTGGAAGAAATTactaccttttttttttcattggcTGCTAGTGTGCGAGAAGTTGGAATCATGCTTTTGAATCCTGACCAAATATTTGATAGCTTCGTGGCCTATCCTGGTTGCAGACTTTGCGTGTGGTGCAGTAGTATCAGTCCTTCCTTTCAGTTCTTGATGATTTGATGATAGAGACAATGTGATATCTTCTtgaattaatatataatatcatTGTGCTGAGCATAGTTgcaaatataagaaaaagagtACTCACTATTGCAAATATCAAAGTAATGTGTTTCTGCTTGTTGAATATAAATCAGTATACACTCAGTAAGAAGcaacttttttttaatcttaatatGCTTCAGGATATACTAAGGAGAGGAGCAGTATCGTTGTCATTGGGCTCAGTATCCACACTACACCTGTTGAAGTACGTGAAAAACTGGCTATTCCTGAAGCAGAGTGGCCGAGAGCCATTGGGGAGCTCTGCAATTTGAATCATATTGAAGAAGCTGCAGTTCTTAGTACCTGTAACAGGATGGAGATTTATGTTGTGGCTCTTTCTCAACATCGTGGCGTTAAAGAAGTTACCGAGTGGATGTCAAAGGTATTTCTTTGCCCTTGAACTTTGTATGTGTTTCTGTAGCTTTATCAGCTGCTATCTTTTACTTTGGATGATgattagaaaaaagaaaattgcaATTATTCATTGTCATTTTCTTGGTGAGAAGGGGATAATATCATGAGCCATACATCCTACTCATGGTTCTAATAAAACGTAAAAGAATACTTACTGAATTTCCCCCTTGAAAAGACGTAGCTTGTGTTTTTACATTATATTTGCAACATTGTGGTTCTCTGTTCACAATCATGAAATTTGCATTCTTCGCAACAGGTATAACCATCAAACTGACAAGCAGTTGACCTTTTCTTTTGCAGACAAGTGGAGTCCCTGTTACAGAGATTTGTAAGCACCGCTTTTTACTGTATAATAATGATGCGACACAGCACATCTTTGAAGTATCAGCTGGGCTAGACTCCTTGGTCTTAGGGGAAGGTCAAATCCTTGCTCAAGTCAAGCAAGTAGTCAAGGTTGGTCAAGGAGTTACAGGCTTTGGAAGGAACATTAGTGGACTATTCAAGCATGCAATCACAGTCGGAAAGAGGGTTAGAACTGAAACAAACATTGCGGCCGGGGCAGTTTCTGTTAGTTCAGCTGCTGTGGAGTTGGCTCTGATGAAGCTTCCTGAATCCTGCCATGCTACTGCTAGTATGCTTGTTATTGGAGCAGGCAAGATGGGGAAACTTGTGATTAAGCACTTGGCAGCCAAGGGATGCACAAAGATGGTTGTTGTAAACAGAAGCGAGGATAGAGTTTCTGCCATTCGTGAAGAGATGAAAGATGTCGAGATAATCTACAAGCCCCTCAGTGAAATGCTCAACTGTGCTGCTGAAGCTGATGTTATTTTCACAAGCACCGCATCAGAAACCCCACTGTTTATTAAAGAGCATG
This region of Solanum dulcamara chromosome 9, daSolDulc1.2, whole genome shotgun sequence genomic DNA includes:
- the LOC129902489 gene encoding glutamyl-tRNA reductase 1, chloroplastic-like; this translates as MAIPTAFSGAKLESLSSSAAVTSPASIGLFCKPGRVRRLSNQKGLFNSGIRCEVAASDVLDQSQSSGNVTSSSSLSALEQLKASAADRYTKERSSIVVIGLSIHTTPVEVREKLAIPEAEWPRAIGELCNLNHIEEAAVLSTCNRMEIYVVALSQHRGVKEVTEWMSKTSGVPVTEICKHRFLLYNNDATQHIFEVSAGLDSLVLGEGQILAQVKQVVKVGQGVTGFGRNISGLFKHAITVGKRVRTETNIAAGAVSVSSAAVELALMKLPESCHATASMLVIGAGKMGKLVIKHLAAKGCTKMVVVNRSEDRVSAIREEMKDVEIIYKPLSEMLNCAAEADVIFTSTASETPLFIKEHVLDLPPVAANVGALRLFIDISVPRNVGACVNELENARVYNVDDLKEVVAANKEDRLRKAMEAQAIISEESKQFEAWRDSLETVPTIKKLRAYAERIRVAELEKCMSKMGDDISKKTKKAVDDLSRGIVNKLLHGPMQHLRCDGSDSRTLSETLENMHALNRMFSLETDISVLEQKIRAKVEQTQK